The following coding sequences lie in one Miscanthus floridulus cultivar M001 chromosome 9, ASM1932011v1, whole genome shotgun sequence genomic window:
- the LOC136481528 gene encoding probable leucine-rich repeat receptor-like protein kinase At1g35710, whose protein sequence is MSNPTVPEISMITFFLLVLASTVADGATPSRGISLRSQAAALLDWKSTLKHYSEHQLGTWSSDVPPCNWTGVTCGDVVVAQRRHGRASSTSKAITELSLRTADLNGELDTLKFESLPYLASLDLSDNAYLSGTIPPGVSSLSMLSSFNMSGDHLTGNIPPTVGDLGRLTKMDLSSNNLSGQIPPVLFNLSRLTFLALPGNNLSGNIPRQLGKLQAIEYLDLSFNLLAGQIPSTLSNLTNLKTLVLSGNHLSGPIPEDLSRIQTLQLLTMDSNNLNGTVPSSLGNLTMLKILYLYLNQHTGLIPVELGMLTNLIELDLSENHFTGPVPPSTGNMTSLTFLSVWGNHITGSIPHEIGNLVNLQQLDLSVNFLTGPLPPTLGNMSSLSNILINSNNLSGEIPAEFGNLTNLVSLCSYENQLSGPIPPSFGNLVSMNTILLFNNNLSGPLPPALFNLTNLMDIELSQNQLNGPLPDLCQGRNLQTLHLSSNNLDGPIPKTLKDCSSLISLGLDFNQIHGDITEAFGVYPHLQHISLSSNKLVGMLSPIIGSWSNLTTLNFADNMIEGTIPAELGKLEKLVRFSLSSNSLAGEIPPAVGNLVNLNIFNVKNNQLSGRIPKQIGQLKNLEILDLSSNQLNGPIPDEIGNSLKLQSLFLGNNNLNASLPRTLGHLIYLQNMLDVSQNNLSGPIPSELGNLQMLMFANLSHNQFSGVIPTSIASMRSLSVFDVSYNILEGPLPEGFHNASAKWFLHNKGLCGDLAGMSPCYLPQAHHGQNRQKLIVEASVPVALVAIGSVACFLAIWFCCKKSSQETKPVEKTGTFSVWGFDGKMAFEDIINATDNFDEKHCIGEGAYGRVYKATLQDGQVVAVKKLHPGDEETNDEVRFHREIETLTKIRQRSIVKLYGFCCHPRYKFLVCQFIERGNLASILSNEELATQFHWQRRTDLIRDVAQAISYLHHDCQPPIIHRDITSRNILLDADYKAFVSDFGIARMLKADSSNWSVLAGTYGYIAPEFSYTSLVTEKCDVYSFGVVVLEVLMGKHPRDLQNHVASLENQFVLEEILDKRLPTPEAAEEKNVNSCLSMAFRCLLPSPQERPTMMEVFRGLCHLI, encoded by the exons ATGTCAAATCCCACGGTGCCCGAAATCTCTATGATTACGTTTTTCCTGCTTGTTTTGGCTTCCACTGTAGCCGATGGCGCAACACCAAGCCGCGGCATTTCGTTGAGATCTCAAGCAGCTGCGCTTCTCGACTGGAAATCCACCCTCAAGCACTACTCCGAACACCAGCTGGGGACATGGAGCAGCGACGTCCCTCCGTGCAACTGGACTGGCGTCACCTGCGGCGACGTCGTCGTTGCACAGCGCCGACATGGAAGAGCATCGTCGACGTCGAAGGCCATCACGGAGCTCTCACTCCGGACTGCCGACCTTAACGGAGAGCTGGACACCCTGAAGTTCGAGTCCCTCCCTTACCTTGCAAGCCTCGACCTCAGCGACAACGCCTATTTGTCGGGTACGATCCCTCCTGGCGTCAGCTCTCTCTCGATGCTTTCCAGTTTTAACATGTCAGGCGATCACCTCACTGGGAATATACCACCGACTGTTGGTGACCTCGGGAGGCTCACAAAAATGGACCTTTCTAGCAACAATCTCAGTGGCCAAATCCCTCCGGTTTTGTTCAATCTCAGCAGGCTCACTTTTCTTGCTCTTCCTGGCAATAATCTGTCGGGTAACATCCCAAGGCAGCTCGGAAAGCTTCAGGCCATCGAGTATTTGGACTTAAGCTTCAACCTTCTTGCTGGCCAAATTCCCTCTACACTTTCAAACCTCACAAACCTTAAGACTCTAGTTTTGTCTGGTAATCATCTATCAGGACCTATACCCGAAGATCTAAGCAGAATCCAAACACTGCAATTACTAACGATGGACAGTAATAACCTGAATGGTACGGTTCCATCCTCCCTGGGAAATCTTACAATGCTAAAGATCCTCTACCTATATCTAAACCAACATACTGGACTCATTCCCGTTGAGCTTGGGATGCTCACAAACTTGATTGAGTTGGATTTGTCAGAGAACCATTTCACTGGACCAGTTCCTCCCAGTACTGGAAATATGACTTCGTTAACCTTTTTATCTGTCTGGGGTAACCATATAACTGGGTCAATTCCTCATGAGATTGGAAACCTTGTCAACCTTCAACAGCTGGACCTTTCGGTAAATTTCTTAACTGGCCCACTGCCACCAACATTAGGAAACATGTCCTCCCTCAGCAATATATTAATAAACAGCAATAATCTATCCGGAGAAATCCCAGCAGAGTTTGGAAACCTGACAAATTTGGTATCTCTTTGTTCCTATGAAAACCAATTGTCTGGACCAATTCCTCCAAGTTTTGGAAATTTAGTAAGCATGAACACGATACTACTATTCAACAATAACCTATCTGGTCCTTTGCCTCCAGCACTCTTCAACCTTACCAATTTGATGGACATCGAGTTGTCTCAAAACCAATTGAATGGACCATTGCCTGATTTGTGCCAAGGTAGAAACCTACAAACTTTGCACCTTTCTAGTAACAACCTGGATGGTCCGATCCCAAAGACATTGAAGGACTGCAGTTCACTGATATCCCTCGGTTTGGATTTTAATCAAATTCACGGAGATATAACTGAAGCATTTGGGGTGTACCCGCATCTACAACACATCAGTTTATCGTCAAACAAATTGGTAGGCATGCTATCACCAATCATAGGCTCCTGGAGCAACTTGACAACCCTTAATTTTGCAGACAACATGATAGAAGGAACTATACCTGCAGAATTggggaaacttgaaaaacttgtAAGGTTCAGTCTGTCATCCAATAGTTTGGCCGGGGAGATACCACCTGCAGTTGGCAATTTAGTCAACCTAAACATATTTAATGTAAAAAACAATCAGTTATCTGGGCGGATTCCAAAGCAAATTGGCCAGCTTAAAAATCTCGAGATCCTTGATCTATCAAGCAATCAGCTGAATGGACCAATACCAGATGAGATTGGAAATAGTTTGAAGCTGCAATCTTTATTTCTGGGGAACAACAATCTGAATGCCAGTCTACCTAGGACATTGGGTCATTTAATTTATCTGCAAAACATGCTTGATGTTAGCCAGAACAATCTCAGTGGACCAATACCGTCAGAACTTGGCAATCTACAGATGTTGATGTTTGCAAACTTATCACACAATCAATTTAGTGGTGTTATCCCTACCTCCATTGCAAGTATGCGAAGCCTATCAGTATTTGATGTATCATACAACATCCTAGAAGGCCCTCTCCCTGAAGGATTTCACAATGCCTCAGCAAAATGGTTTCTTCACAACAAAGGTCTTTGTGGAGACCTGGCTGGCATGTCACCTTGTTATCTGCCTCAAGCTCATCATGGACAAAACCGTCAAAAGTTGATAGTAGAAGCCAGTGTTCCTGTAGCTCTTGTGGCTATTGGTTCAGTGGCATGTTTTCTTGCTATTTGGTTTTGCTGCAAGAAATCGTCCCAAGAAACTAAACCTGTGGAAAAAACGGGTACGTTCTCTGTTTGGGGCTTTGATGGTAAAATGGCGTTTGAAGATATCATCAATGCAACTGACAATTTTGATGAGAAGCACTGCATTGGGGAAGGAGCATATGGTCGTGTTTACAAAGCAACACTTCAAGATGGACAAGTTGTAGCAGTGAAGAAACTCCATCCAGGCGATGAAGAGACAAATGACGAAGTCAGATTTCACAGAGAGATTGAAACATTGACAAAAATCCGCCAACGTAGCATTGTCAAGTTGTATGGGTTTTGTTGCCATCCAAGGTACAAGTTTCTGGTTTGTCAATTCATAGAGAGAGGAAATCTAGCTTCTATTTTAAGCAATGAAGAGCTGGCAACCCAGTTCCATTGGCAGAGAAGGACAGACCTCATAAGAGACGTGGCTCAAGCTATTTCCTACCTTCATCATGATTGTCAACCACCCATAATTCATCGAGACATCACAAGCAGAAACATCTTACTAGATGCTGATTACAAAGCTTTTGTCTCTGACTTCGGCATTGCAAGAATGTTAAAAGCTGATTCATCAAATTGGAGTGTATTAGCAGGAACTTATGGCTATATAGCACCTG AATTTTCCTACACATCTTTAGTCACAGAGAAATGTGATGTATATAGCTTTGGCGTGGTGGTGCTTGAGGTGTTGATGGGCAAACATCCACGGGACCTACAAAATCATGTTGCTTCACTTGAAAACCAATTTGTACTAGAAGAAATTTTGGATAAACGTCTTCCCACACCTGAAGCTGCTGAAGAAAAAAATGTGAATAGCTGTCTCTCCATGGCATTTCGCTGCCTTCTTCCTTCACCACAGGAGAGGCCAACTATGATGGAAGTTTTCCGAGGACTTTGCCATTTAATTTGA
- the LOC136479416 gene encoding alpha carbonic anhydrase 8-like codes for MLAPAAAAPPCPGPASARPLGPVPAPPRSGPAAPPPHRAPAVPRRVGRPCPGAAPPDPGLGRALLRRPAPAPTMPCRAARPYPGLVRAPPRRSALPRRRATQPRPRPCPARCPTLPRRTASAPSRHHRAIALPPRSGPAAPPLPAPCPGRSEKRRKERKEEGRGGRRRRRRRGGGG; via the coding sequence AtgctcgcgcccgccgccgccgcgccgccttgCCCCGGCCCTGCCTCGGCGCGCCCCCTCGGCCCAGTCCCGGCGCCGCCCCGGTCCggccccgccgcgccgccgccacacCGCGCCCCGGCCGTGCCCCGCCGCGTCGGCCGGCCCTGCCCCGGCGCCGCGCCGCCCGACCCTGGCCTCGGCCGTGCCCTGCTGCGCCGCCCAGCCCCGGCCCCGACCATGCCCTGCCGCGCCGCCCGGCCCTACCCCGGCCTCGTCCGTGCCCCGCCACGTCGCTCGGCCCTGCCCCGGCGCCGCGCCACCCAGCCCCGGCCCCGTCCGTGCCCCGCCCGCTGCCCGACCCTGCCCCGGCGCACCGCCTCGGCCCCGTCCCGGCACCACCGCGCCATCGCGTTGCCACCCCGGTCTggccccgccgcgccgccgctcccGGCCCCTTGCCccggccggtcggagaagaggaggaaggagaggaaggaggaaggaagagggggaagaaggagaaggagaaggagaggaggaggaggatga